The genomic window GCTCGGTGCGGGCCAAGGCGGCTGGACCGGGGTGTCGCGCTAGCGACGGGCACGGCAGCGCGGTGGCGCGCTGGTTCCGATCGACGACGGCGTGGCTGCGGCGTGGCGGGCGGCGTGCTGGGGGTCCGCGCCTGGGGGCTGGTTCTGGTCGCGGCTTCGCCGGATCTGGCCCTCCGGGCGGCGCTGGTCACGGGCGGCGGCCCCTGCCTCGCCTTCCGGCTGGTGGGGATGGCACCGTGACGGTGGTGGTCGACCCTCTCTCGCTTGCTGCTCAGCTGGGGGTGTTGGTGGACTGTGGCGACCTGTTGGTGGACGTTGGCAGCTCGGCGGGTGCCGTTTGCTGGCCGGTGGTGGTGTGGTGCACCCGGGAGGGAGGCAGAGGCCTCTTGGTCCCTGCCCCTGGTGGTGCGGTGCGGTGGCTACGGCGAGGACGAGGCCGGCGGCTGCGGCGTGGACGAGGCCGGCACCTGAGGAGAGGTCGAGGCCGGCGGCTGCGGCGAGGTCGAGGCCCGCGGCTGCTAGCAACCCTCTCCCCTGCCTGGatgtggccggctgggccgtcttCCCGCCAAGGGTTCGTTTTGGGGTGAAGGGAGTCCCTTTACCTCTCATCGGTCGGTTCCATCCCTTTGCTGTCGTGGTGGTTGCGGAGGGGtcatggatgccggggcggcggcctcgttGGTGGTAGTCACGCTGGTTGTGAGCGAGGTGCGCGACTCAGGTGTGGGCTGATTGCTATGGCCGCTCGGGCGGCGTGGCGGCCGGTGCTTCGGCGAGCGGTGGCGTTCCGAAGGTGGAGCGTGCGTGCCAGGGGTGATCCCTTGCTCGGCTTCGGTCGGGCCGACGACGGCGGCGTCCGTGGGCGTCGtctccttcctgaaggcgtcgtcGTGGCTACTCTCCCCCTTTGAATGATCCAGGTGAAAGCCATGATCCTTTGGATCCGGTGGCGACGGCACTCCGGTGtcgttccccttcttgaaggcgccgtctTGGAGGCCTACATTCGCTGAGCTCAGCCTCGTCTCTCTGTGACATTCTGTCATGGTGGACTTCTCCGACTACTTCAAGCTCAGCCCTTGTTGCTCATTTGTTGTATGTTGAGAGTGTTGGGGTGTTGTGGCTGTTCCTGTACTTGCTGTATCCAGCCTTGGGTGTGTTGTGTGGTGTTGTGGTGTGGTGTTGTGTGGTTATCGTTATTGGTTTCGGTGatcgttgctttataatataaagcgggggaaactcTTTTTCGGTAAAGAGTGAAAATGAAGTGAGAACAATGTATACACATGGTGTGATGATATGGTCTTTGGAGATGGATGTAGAGATAGAGAAGAGATTAGGCAAAGAAGATGTTTGCCTGGCCATTGCTGCATGATTGATTTCGTACTATTTTTTATTCTCTCTGCGAGGATATTATTTTGTTAGAAAATTTACATGCATCAATCTAGTGTCCACCGAACCCATGCGAGTTGGTGTGGTTGGCCGCCGCCGACCTTCCTCCTGCGAAATTGATGGGGTACACGGGCGTTTTGTTGGGGTAGAAGAGCCCAAAGTGCCTCTCTGTCTCCGCCCCGGGCTTCTGGTTCTCGTTGAACATGGCGAACACGTACGCCTCCAATGGCCCAGGCTTCTTGGGCGTGCCGTGCGCCACGTGGTTGATGAGGCCCTGGTTGTACGCCCGCGCGTTCTCCGGCGTCGCCCCGAGCCCACCGGCGGACGGCCACCCGCTCTCCGACACCACCACCCTCACGCCCGGCGCCCCGGCCTTCTCCAGCGCGGCGTACATGGCGTCGACCATGGCGCTGAAGAGGTTCGTGTAGACGAGCCCGGTGCGGGCGTCCCTCACGGGCGTCGCGCCCGGCTGGAACGTCGCGTAGTTGAGTTTGATGTCCCTCGGGTTGCTGCTGTAGGCGAAGTACGGGTACACGTTGGCGAGCAGCGGCGCGCTGGTGCTGGCCAGGTGCCGGGCGATGTCGACCATGTATGGGTGAGCGAACACGGCGGCGGAGGGTGGGTAGGAGTTACTGAGCACGTCGAACCTCACCGCCGTGGACACCTTGATGGCGTCGCCGAGACCGGCTGCTGCCAGGGCCTTGTTGAGGTTCCGCATGGCTGCGAGGATGCGCTGCGCGGTGCCGCCCGTGACCTCGTTGCCGACGGCGATGTACCGGATGGTCACCCCAGCGCTGTGGTAGGGCTTTACGTGGGCCTGCACccaggaggtggcggcggagaggctgccggcgagggcggcgacgtcgttaTTGGTGGTGCCGAGCATGAGGCTGATGCCGGAGCCGCGGAGCGCGTCGAGCGCCTGGAGCTGGACGGAGTAGATGCGCATGTTGGTGATGCCCTTGGACCTGTAGAGCTGCACCACTTCTCTCGGCGGTGGGAGGTTGTTTGCGATGATGCCGTAGCACACGCCGATGGATTGCACGCCTGCACCGTATAATAATTTATCAAGGGAAATTAATATCCAGACAAAAATGGCTATAATCCACTGTACATTAAGCACAATATTGACCAAAAGTTCCCCTCCCATACATTGGTCGATGTCACAATACTTTCGATGGAACTCTTCGTGTGGATATGAAACCTTTAATTTGTTTTTCGCGGGATGTGGCTATGAAACTTTTTTTCCGTGGATATAGTTATGAAACCTTAACGGTATCAATATACACCTTAACGGTATCAATATACATATCCGACAATTTTATCATTGCTTTGATAGTAGAACCCAACAAAAATGTACGGATCATATATTACAAACAGTACGAACATACAATTGCTTTACAAACACGGTCTGCTTTATAGAAGATAAAATATAAGTAGAACCCGGAAAGAAGGGGTCATTTAAATCAAAATTCAGTAATACATACATACAGAGACATCTAAGCACATGTACATACAAAACCACCTATATACAAACACATACCTGAAGGAAGGGAGGCGAGGAAGACTCCGGCAAGCAAAGCCACTGCAAACACAGCAGAAAAGCCTCCCATGCTCGGCATCGTATTCGACATCCCCGATTGACTCTGCTCTCTCCTCCAACAATGCAATGTACTATTGGTGCATATCACAAACCGGCTTGGGCAACCATGTATTTATACTCATTACTAAATGCGTGCGTGCCATGCACGCTAATATTAGGCAGTATATTAATTGCATGCATATCTTAGGTAGGATATTATTTGATATAGGTTGGAGCTAATATTTGATATGGTATTAATGCACACTAAATATTTTAAGCGCTCACAATTGAAGCAGCTTGAGTCGTTGAATTGGCCTGCTTTGATGGCCGACTTCAGTTGAATCTGCCCGTTTGggctttttatattggtatatagatatatatatatatagatatagatattgatatatagatgtatagatatagatatagatatatagatatgcagatatagatatagattctCGGTGTGTGAAATTACAAAAGTGCACACTAACACTAGTGCAAGGGCGCCATATTATAAAGGTCAGATTTGTAATTGCTTCTTGGCAGGCTCCTCTCCTATTCTTGGCAGGCTCCTGTCCATTGGTATCTATATAATGTCAACATATTTGCTCATTCATCATAGTCAAATCCTCTTCTCTGGCATATAAATGTAGTGAAAATAAATTTTCACGATTGGATTTGTAATTGTTTCTTGGCAGGCTCTTCCCCCATTCATGTACACTTGATTAGCCTATCTTCCTGACGGCATGACCGTTCTACATTAATGGaagaaaaatgacaaatagctgcaCTACATTCATATAAGCCCCTGAGTTATTGTTGACATATTTGTTCTTTGATCATAGTCATATCTCTTCTTTAGAATATAAATGTAGGGTAAACATATGTTGCAAATTTTGAGACCGACAACTCAGTAGAAAATTGAATACAAGCATTATCTGGGCCCTACCATTGCACTACTATATCTTAAGCTATATCATATACATAATTTGTGTGTTTTGATACCAATGGACTATATCTTAGGTTTGTATCTAAAAGTACCCTCACTTAATATGTTTGTGAGAGAAAAGCATTAGTTTTCTTGGTTTTAGTGCTAAGAGACATCTCTAGATTAAGATAAAAATAGTACTTTCTTTCCTCATTAAACATGGTGCCATATCAGATTTGTACCTATGAGGCATGCTTTAGATATAGTACACCTTGGATCATTGTGACTATTCTTATGTCTCTCCCAATGCATAATTTCTTAGCGCATTAT from Triticum aestivum cultivar Chinese Spring chromosome 3B, IWGSC CS RefSeq v2.1, whole genome shotgun sequence includes these protein-coding regions:
- the LOC123072429 gene encoding glucan endo-1,3-beta-glucosidase GIV, with the translated sequence MSNTMPSMGGFSAVFAVALLAGVFLASLPSGVQSIGVCYGIIANNLPPPREVVQLYRSKGITNMRIYSVQLQALDALRGSGISLMLGTTNNDVAALAGSLSAATSWVQAHVKPYHSAGVTIRYIAVGNEVTGGTAQRILAAMRNLNKALAAAGLGDAIKVSTAVRFDVLSNSYPPSAAVFAHPYMVDIARHLASTSAPLLANVYPYFAYSSNPRDIKLNYATFQPGATPVRDARTGLVYTNLFSAMVDAMYAALEKAGAPGVRVVVSESGWPSAGGLGATPENARAYNQGLINHVAHGTPKKPGPLEAYVFAMFNENQKPGAETERHFGLFYPNKTPVYPINFAGGRSAAANHTNSHGFGGH